A stretch of Lathyrus oleraceus cultivar Zhongwan6 chromosome 6, CAAS_Psat_ZW6_1.0, whole genome shotgun sequence DNA encodes these proteins:
- the LOC127095844 gene encoding stemmadenine O-acetyltransferase, which translates to MDITITSKETIKPSFPTPNEHKLFKLCLFDQLQLVTYLPMVMFYPKKQGLTQISHFISQLKKSLSETLTIFYPIAGRRKNHTFITCNDEGAIYLEAKVNQTMVEFLTPPKLQFLNKLLPCEPNKMHQNNGEEDLPQVLVQVNIFNCGGIAIGTCNLHTLLDGCSGSLFQTTWAAICRGRPSDELPRPDFSSASSFFPPNDNLILHDHVGKNDNEVLDVQKKCSTRRFVFGLESINALRDKAKDDDYNDSDNGNDYERSKFPTKYEVLAAFIWKHMTLACKKEGGVDSKRPTLAIHIVDMRRRMGEPFSKYTIGNILWPVMVFCEEVNEESDIKYLVRICKEKFGKVSRELFLRVKNDTSMLGSNECVDLPQGVETKCPIPVVLTSWCGLNFSELDFGWGKPYWVGVRGGDQETLPNVAVIMETDEGMEAWLTMEMKHIGNLENDMEFLKLALPNPSVSNTLLV; encoded by the coding sequence ATGGATATCACAATAACATCAAAAGAAACAATCAAACCATCATTTCCCACACCTAATGAACACAAACTCTTCAAACTATGTCTATTTGATCAACTTCAATTAGTAACATATTTACCAATGGTGATGTTTTACCCCAAAAAACAAGGCCTAACACAAATCTCCCATTTCATTTCTCAATTAAAAAAATCACTTTCTGAAACACTAACAATTTTCTACCCTATAGCAGGAAGAAGAAAAAACCACACATTCATCACATGTAATGATGAAGGTGCTATTTACTTGGAAGCCAAGGTAAACCAAACCATGGTTGAATTCCTCACACCACCTAAGCTACAATTTCTAAACAAATTGCTTCCATGTGAGCCTaataaaatgcatcaaaataATGGAGAAGAAGACTTACCACAAGTGCTTGTTCAAGTTAACATATTCAATTGTGGTGGAATAGCTATAGGTACTTGCAATCTCCATACCCTCCTCGACGGTTGTTCCGGCAGCCTCTTCCAAACTACGTGGGCCGCCATTTGTCGTGGCCGCCCTAGCGACGAATTGCCTCGTCCCGATTTCTCTTCCGCTTCTTCGTTCTTTCCACCAAATGATAATTTAATTTTGCATGATCATGTTGGTAAGAATGATAATGAGGTCTTAGATGTTCAAAAGAAATGTAGCACGAGAAGATTTGTGTTTGGTTTAGAATCGATCAACGCTCTACGAGATAAAGCAAAAGACGATGATTATAATGATAGTGATAATGGAAATGATTATGAAAGATCTAAGTTTCCAACAAAATATGAAGTATTAGCTGCTTTTATTTGGAAACACATGACACTTGCATGTAAAAAGGAGGGAGGTGTAGATAGCAAAAGACCAACATTGGCTATACATATTGTGGACATGAGGAGAAGAATGGGTGAGCCATTTTCTAAATACACTATAGGCAACATTTTATGGCCAGTGATGGTGTTTTGTGAAGAAGTTAATGAAGAAAGTGATATAAAGTATTTGGTTAGAATTTGTAAGGAGAAATTTGGGAAGGTTTCAAGGGAATTGTTTTTAAGAGTGAAGAATGATACAAGTATGTTAGGAAGCAATGAATGTGTGGATTTGCCACAAGGTGTTGAGACAAAGTGTCCAATTCCAGTTGTTTTGACAAGTTGGTGTGGTTTGAATTTCAGTGAGCTTGATTTTGGTTGGGGGAAGCCTTATTGGGTTGGTGTTAGAGGTGGTGATCAAGAAACTCTTCCTAATGTAGCTGTTATTATGGAAACAGATGAAGGAATGGAAGCTTGGTTGACAATGGAAATGAAACATATAGGTAACTTGGAAAATGATATGGAGTTTCTTAAATTAGCTTTGCCTAATCCTAGTGTTTCAAACACATTGTTAGTATGA